The DNA window CAAATGCGGAAGTGATACATTCATCCGTATGGGTACCTGTGGAGGGATTGCCTTGGAAGTAATGGGCGGTGATGTCGTGATTGCTACCGCTGCTGTAAGAATGGAAGGAACCAGCAGGGAGTATGCTCCGATTGAATTTCCTGCGGTGGCTAATTTTGAGGTTGTATCAGCATTGAAAGAGGCTGCCGACCAACTCGGAAAAAGGAGTCACCTGGGGGTCGTTCAATGCAAGGACTCTTTCTACGGTCAGCATGATCCTTCCCTGATGCCTGTCAGCTATGATCTGATAAACAAATGGGAGGCTTGGAAAAGACTTGGTGTCTTGGCAAGCGAGATGGAGAGTGCTGCTCTCTTTGTGGTTGCTGCACACTTGGGTGTTCGCTGTGGTAGTGATTTTTTCGTGGTGGGTAACCAGGAGCGTGAACTCCTGGGTATGGAAAACCCAAAGCTCCACGATACCGAGGATGCCATACGAGTAACCATACAAGGAGTTCGTAATCTGATCAAAAAAGACAAGGTGAAGGCGAGCAAATCCTAGCACGTTTCTTTACCTGCAAAATAGATTCCAAGCTGAAAGGCAGGACAATTGTTCCTGCCTTTCCCAATTCACAGAAACAGTGACTTGCATGGTAGAGTTCATAGGTACCAGAGAAAGGG is part of the uncultured Sphaerochaeta sp. genome and encodes:
- the udp gene encoding uridine phosphorylase, producing MSDYMNGTGIQYHLHIKEGDVGRYVILPGDPKRVPLIAKYLDDASLVADSREYVTYTGFLDGEKVSVTSTGIGGPSASIAMEELFKCGSDTFIRMGTCGGIALEVMGGDVVIATAAVRMEGTSREYAPIEFPAVANFEVVSALKEAADQLGKRSHLGVVQCKDSFYGQHDPSLMPVSYDLINKWEAWKRLGVLASEMESAALFVVAAHLGVRCGSDFFVVGNQERELLGMENPKLHDTEDAIRVTIQGVRNLIKKDKVKASKS